DNA from Pseudocitrobacter corydidari:
GATATCAAAGTAAAGGCGGAATATACCGGCTGGGATGGCCATCTTTCTCGTTTAACCACGCAAATGGCGAGCGGTACCGAGCCCGATGTCATGCAAACTAACTGGCCGTGGCTGATTATTTTCTCTAAAAATGGCGAAGGCTATTACGATTTAAATAAGCTGAAAGAGGTGCTGGATTTGGCGCAGTACGCACCGGGCGATCTCAATTCCACCACCGTGAGAGGTAAACTTAATGGTCTGCCGATTTCGGTGAATGCCCCGGTGTTTTATTACAACGATGTCACCTGGAAAAAAGCGGGGCTGGCGTATCCAAAGAACTGGGATGAACTTTTTGCGGCGGGGAAAACCTTTCGCAGCACGTTAGGGGAAAACTATTATCCGTATGCGATGGTTGATCAGGATGTTATTTTACTGCTCAACGCGTGGATGATGCAGAAATACAGTAAACCGATGTTTGACTCTAGTGGTAAATTCACCTGGAATGACGCGCAGTGGCAAGAGGCCTTTTCTTTTGTGAAACGTCTCAGCGACGATCACGTTATTCCGGGGCCAAAAACAATGTCCTCTTATGGCAAAGGCAATCTCTATGAGATGAAGCCGTGGATCACTGGCGAATGGGGCGGCACGTTTACCTGGAATATCTCTATCCGCATGTATATCAATAACATGACACCGCCCGCCAAACTGGTATTAGGCGATTATGTTATGCAGCCGGGAGCGAGCGATTCTGGCGTCTATTTTAAAACCGCGCAGATGTTCTCCGTATCGAAATCGACCCGCCATCCGCAAGAAGCCGCAACGCTTATCAACTTCCTGCTGAATGACCCGCAGGCGGTGGAAGCATTAGGGCTCGAGCGCGGGATTCCGCTGAGTAAAACCGCAGAGAAAATATTGACCGACAACGGCACGATTGATCCGAACGACCCGGTCGTTGCCGGGCTGCGCCAGGCACAATCGTTGCCCACCACCGCCGTGGCGACACCTTACATTGAGGATTTGCAGGTGGTGGATCAGTTCACTGCGGCGCGCGAGAAAATGGATCATGGCGGCCAGACGCCTGCGCAGGTTGCTGCCACGTTCCGCCAACAGGTTGAGCGTATTGTCCGGCGGTTGAACCGTTAATTTTTAAAACATCACCCAGCCCACTAGCGGCGCAACCAGCACCATCACTACGCCTGACAGCATCATCACCAGGCTTGCCACCACGCCCTCCTGCGGACCCAGCTCGTAGGAGCGCGCGGTTCCGGCGCCGTGCGACGCGGCGCCAAATCCTGCGCCCTTCGCCATGCCCTCACGAATGGAGAGGCGTAAAAACAGCACATCGCCAATCGCCATGCCAAAGACGCCGGTCACCACCACAAACAACGCGACCAGATCCGGCTGCCCGCCGAGCGGTTTAGCCGCCGCCAGCGCAAACGGCGTGGTCACCGAGCGCACCGCCAGGCTGCGCTGAATTTCATCGGGCAGCGTAAATAAACGCGCCAGCCATACGGAACTGGTCACCGCCACCACGGTTGCGGTAATCACCCCGGCAGACAGCGACATCCAGTGGCGCTTGATGATCGCCAGATTGTCATACACCGGCACGGCAAACGCGATGGTCGCCGGGCCCAGTAGCCACAGCAGCCAGTGCGCTTCCCCCATATAGTTTTGATAGGAGATATGGCCGAATACCAGCATTAGCACCAGCAGAACCGGGGTTAATACCAGCGGCATCAGCGGCAGTTTGCGAAAGCGGCGATAGAGTCGTTTATTGGCGAAATAGAGCACCAGCGTAATGGCAAGGCACAGCACGCTCAGTTGAAAGTTACTCATGGCGCATCCGCTTCAGTTCGTAGCGATAGACTTTATCCACCACCCACGCCGTCGCGCCGAGCACCATCATGGTGCTGAGCGCAATCACCAGAAAAATACGCCAGCCATCGACCATCAGCAGTTGCGCGTAATTCACCACCGCCACCACGGCTGGCACGAAGAAGAGCAGCATTTCCGCCAGCAGCCAGCGCGAGCCCGCGCGTACCCACTTCAGCGGCACAATATGGCAGACAATCACCAGCATCAGCACCATACCCACCAGGTTGGCGGGGAGCGGCAGATTCAGCCAGTTCACCAGATATTCAGCAAAAACAAACAACCCGGCGTACAGAATGACCTGCACCGGCACCTGAAGACGTTGCAAAACGGAGGGCATCACGCGCCCTAAGGCCTCAGCCATGAAAGGAGTGTCCGGAAAAAATCAGAGATGCACAGTATAGTGAGCGCACGAGGATGGCAGAAATGAATTAAACTCATCGCAGGTATAGTTTCGAGGCATAATCATGGACATCAGAACGCTGCGCTATTTCGTTGAAGTGGTACGTCAGCAGAGCTTTACCCGCGCGGCGGAGAAACTCTTCGTCACGCAGCCAACTATCAGCAAGATGCTGAAAAACCTGGAAGATGAACTCAACAGCACCCTGCTCATCCGCGACGGGCGCAAATTGCTGCTCACCGATACCGGGCAGGTGGTGTTTGAACGCGGGCTGGTGATCCTCGATGAATTTCGCCAACTGGAAGCCGAACTGACCGATATCAACCATCTCAACAAAGGCCAGTTGCGCCTCGGCATCCCGCCAATGGTTGGCATGATGATGGCCGGCCCTATCAGCCTGTTTCGCCAGCGTTATCCCGGTGTGGAGCTTAAAGTGTCCGAATTCGGCGGGCTAACGGTGCAGCAGGCGGTGATGAACGGCGAGCTTGATTTAGCCATGACCGCGCTGCCGGTAGAAGAAGAGAGCGGCCTTGCGACGTTGCCGCTATTTAGCCACCCGCTTTGCGTGCTGGTTCCCCGTTCCGGCGAGTGGCTGGAACAAACTTCGGTTTCCCCCGAGCAGCTCGCGGCACATCCGTTGCTTATCTATAACGAAGATTTCGCGTTGAGTCGTCAGTTGATGCAGCTGTTTAATCAACATAACGTGAAGCCGCGTATCGCGGTACGCAGCGGGCAATGGGATTTCCTCGCGGCGATGGTCCAGGCGGGCGTCGGCGTGGCGATTTTACCGGAGCCGATTTGCGAAAGGCTGGATGCGAAAACGCTGCGCTGGCTGCCGCTCGAGAGCGAACTCCACTGGCAACTGGGCATGATTTGGCGGGAAGGAGTGTATTTGTCGCACAGCGCCCAGGCGTGGCTGAAGTGCTGCGAGGGGTTTTGGTTGCCGAAAGCGTAGAGCGCATGTTATGCCCGGTGGCGCTACGCTTACCGGGCCTACAGGTTCTGGGAATGGGATGTAATCGTCGTGCTGCGCTTACCGGGCCTACAACTAACCTGTAGGCCGGATAAGGCGCAGCCGCCATCCGGCGTGGATTACTCACCTTCTATCAACAGCGCTTCCAGCAAATCAAGGTCATGCAGAAGTTTCTGCAACGTCTCGTTACTGATCTGCCGCGTTGCACGCAGGTGATACAGCTCCCCGCGCTCTGAACGCAGCGCCGCCAGGCGGAAACGACGTTCCAGCTGTTCTTCCAGCATTGAGGTTTCCACGTCGTTACGCCCATCGGCACGGCGACGCAGGTTACCAATAACGCGGGAACTGACTTCCGTCAGCAGCTGATTATCAATGTTCTCCTGGGTATCCGCCGCCAGTCGTTCTTCCATTTTCTGAATCGCGACAATCGCCACTTCCGCCGTTGCGGACCGGGCCAGACGCTCCTCTTTTTGCTGCTGCGGCAGGTCACGAACTTCAACGTGGCGCAGCAGAATCGGCAGCATAATCACCCCGACAAACAGTGAGAAGAGAATGACGCCCGCCGACAGGAACACCAGCTCATAACGCGCCGGGAAGACGTTGCCATCCGGCAGCAGCAGCGGGATGGAGAGCACACCGGCGAGAGTAATCGCCCCGCGCACCCCGGCGAAGGAGGCAATGGCCAGCTCGCGCGTTGACCAGCTCCCGAACTCCATCGGTTTTTTCTTCAGGAAGCGTTGGCTGAAGCGCTGCATCGTCCACAGCCAGCCAAAGCGCACCAGCATCAGCGCCGCGTAAATCAGCAGAATGTCGGTAAACAGCATCCAGATTTCAACGTTCGGGTCCGCTTCTGCGGCCACCAGCGACGTCTCGAGAATGCCGGGTAATTGCAGGCCCAACAGCAGGAACACCATGCCGTTAAACACAAACTCCAGCATCGCCCAGGTGCTGTTGGCGCGCAGGCGCATCGCCAGCGGCGCGGTACGCATCACGCCGGAACGGGTGATGGTCATCCCCGCCGCAACCGCCGCCAGGATGCCGGAAACGCCGACGTGTTCCGCAATCAGATAGGACGCGAACGGCAGCAGGAACAGCAGCACGATTTGCGTTGCCGGTTCATCGCCGCCCCAACGGCTGAGGAAGCGCAGCGAGCGGCCATACAGCCAGCTGACCACAAAACCGGCCAGGATGCCGCCAATCGCCACTTTCAAAAATTCAAGCGTCGCGCCGCCAACGGTAAAGACCATTGTGCCCATGGCAACCGCCACGGCAAACTTCAGCGAGACCAGGCCCGAAGCATCGTTCATCAACGCTTCGCCCTGCAAAATGCCCATGATTTTCTTCGGAATGCGCCCTTCACCGACAATCCCGGAGAGCGCCACCGCATCGGTTGGCGACAGTACCGCCGCCAGGGCAAATGCGGGAATCAGTGGGATACCCGGCACCAGCCAGTAAATCAGGAAACCGATGCCAACCACCGTCACCAGCACCAGCGCAAGGGCGAGGCCAAGGATTTCGCGACCGTGCTCCAGGAATTCGCGGGTCGGCGTTTTCCAGCCATCGGCGAACAGCAGCGGCGGAATAAACAGAACGAGGAACAGCTCCGGGTCGAACTCTACGTGAAGGCCGAAGGTCGGCCACGCCAGCAGCGCACCGATGGCAATCTGCATCAGCGGCAGCGGCACCTGAAATGGCAAGACACGGGTTACAACCCCGGAGAGCGAGACCACGAGGGTCATGATGAGTATGGTGAAGAATATTTCCATGCGATCCCTGTTTGCAGCGTTGTCTTATTATGTAAACCGTAAAATATGAAGCGTCATGCCTCTGTATCATACGCATACCAGAGTAACGCAAAAGGAAACGAGAGGATCCTTAAAATGAAAAATCGACCGGTAAAAAAATGCGAAAAATCGTTAACAACTGTCTCGCTGGCACAGCCGTGAGGCAATCGTCGCTTTCGGGGTCCAGTCGTTGTCGCTCAGTCGCGCCAATAACGCTTTTCCGGCATCCGCGCCAATTTTTCGATGCGGCACAGACATCGTCGTGAGAGGCGGCTGACACACCCGGCTGACATCGCTATTACCAAACCCCACCACTGCCAAATCGTCCGGAACTTTGATACGCCGCCGCTGGCACTCGTACAACACGCCACAGGCCAGTTCATCGGATTCACACACCAGCGCGTCCAGTTCCGGCCAGGCCAGCAAAAATTCCGGAAGCTGCGCCGCACCGGTGGAAAACGTGGGCGGCGATGCCGCATTAATGACGCGGTCCACAGAGCGGTGATGGCGCAGCATCGCCTTGTACCACCCCTGTAGATGTTGTTGGAACACCCATTTTTCCTGATTGGCGCAGAGTAAGCCTATGTTTTGATAGCCGCGTGTGATCAGCATTTCGGTCAGTTCAAACATCGCAGCGGCATGGTCAATGCCGATATTCATATCAATAGGATCGGCACGCACCGCGCCAATCTCCATCACCGGAATAGACGCATTTTGCAGCCAGTTACGTACATTTTCGCTGTGTTCAACGCTCAGTAGCACCGCCGCCGCGATGTTAGACGCCAGCAGAGTTTCAAGCAGTTTTTCTTCCTGCTCCGGCTGATGCTGAGATTCCGCCAGCATGATTTGATAGCCCGCAGGTTGTAGCACTTGCTGTAGACCCGCAAACATCTCTGAGCAGCCAAATTCGCCAAGATGCGGTACGACCATCGCGATCGTCCACGATGAGGCGGAAGCCAACGCGCTGGCCGCCAGATTCGGCACATAGCCAAGCTCCTGAACGGCTGCTTCAATTTTCTCGCGTAACTTATCCGATACCGCCTCGGGCGTTCGCAGAGCCCGGGATACGGTCATCGTTCCGACCCCCGCCAGTTGGGCGACATCGGCCAGAGTAACCTTTCCCGTACTGCGTCGTTTTCGGGTTATCGACATTTGAATTCCTGAGTAAACGCTATGTTATTAGAGAGTTAGCGATCATTTTTTCTTCACATGTTGGGCAGTATACGCCGGAAATCCACAATTTTGCTGTGAATTGATGCGCCCCGATTTGATAGCGCTATCACAATTTCCAATGATACATTTTGATAGCGCTATCTTTGTGATAATCATCACGGTTACCAACTTCGCCGTTGAATAAAGTTTGCTCATTCCACACACCCCGTTGCAGGAGAATCCATGTGCTGAACCAATGGCTGAATGACACCACCATTGCACTAAAAAATGAGGTCGATAGCTGGCCTCAGGCGCTGGAGATTTGCGCTCAGCCGCTGCTTGAGTCGGGCGTAATCGAACCCGGTTACATCACGGCGATAATCCAGCAGCATCAAAAATTAGGCCCCTATTACGTCCTGGCGCCTGGCCTGGCAATGCCGCACGCCCGCCCGGAAGAAGGCGCTCATGGGATGGGATTGTCATTACTGAAATTACAACACGGGGTGGCATTTGGCGCGGATGAATTTGATCCCGTCGATGTGATTATCATGCTCGCGGCCCCCGATAAGCATAGCCATATTGAAATGATTTCTGCGCTTGCCGAGCTTTTTTCCAGCGAAGACGATCTCGCATTGCTTCATGAGGCAAAAACATTAGAGGAGATTAAAACCATTATTTCCCGTTTCTGATTTTATTTTTCTCCGGTTTAAACGCTCACGATCTCCAGTGACATCGTGCGCTCGTACTCTACTCAAAAAAAGGTAACAACCATGAAAATAATGGCAATTTGTGGCTCCGGTTTGGGCAGTAGTTTTATGGTGGAAATGAATATCAAAAAGGTGCTGAAGAAATTAAATATTGAGGCGGAAGTCGAGCACTCAGATTTATCTTCGGCAACACCCGGCGCTGCCGATCTTTTTGTGATGGCAAAAGATATTGCCAGTAGCGCCAGCGTGCCGGAAAGTCAGCTCGTCGTCATAAACAATATTATCGATATAAATGAATTAGAAACTAAGCTCAGCGCTTATTTCTCGGCACAATAATCCTGATTAAAGCGAGGCGGATATGTTTATCCTTGAAACGCTAAATTTTGTTGTCGATATTCTTAAAGTCCCTTCCGTTCTGGTCGGGTTAATTGCCTTAATTGGCCTCGTGGCACAGAAAAAATCCTTTTCTGATGTGGTGAAAGGCACCATCAAAACCATTCTCGGTTTCATTGTGCTGGGCGGCGGCGCATCCGTGCTGGTGGGTTCACTGAATCCACTCGGCGGGATGTTCGAGCACGCGTTCAACATTCAGGGCATCATTCCTAACAACGAAGCGATCGTCTCTATCGCGCTGGAAAAATATGGCGCATCGACGGCGCTCATCATGGCCTTCGGCATGGTGGCCAATATCATCGTCGCCCGCTTCACGCGCCTGAAGTACATCTTCCTGACCGGGCACCATACGTTTTATATGGCGTGCATGATCGGTGTGATTTTGACGGTGGCAGGCTTTGACGGCATTGGTCTGGTCTTTACCGGTTCGCTGATTCTCGGGCTGGTGATGGCCTTCTTCCCGGCGCTGGCGCAGCGTTACATGAAGCGTATTACCGGCACTGACGATATCGCGTTTGGTCACTTCGGCACGCTGGGTTATGTGCTTTCTGGCTGGATTGGCAGCGTGTGCGGGAAAGGTTCACGCTCTACCGAAGAGATGAACCTGCCGAAAAATCTGAGCTTCCTGCGCGACAGCTCCATCTCTATCTCGCTCACCATGATCATTATTTACATGATTCTGGCCGTCAGTGCCGGACGTGAATATGTCGAAACCCAGCTCAGCGGCGGGCAAAACTATCTGGTCTATTCCATCATTCAGGCCATCACCTTTGCGGCGGGCGTGTTCATCATCCTACAGGGTGTGCGGTTAATCCTCGCGGAAATCGTCCCGGCCTTTACCGGCTTCTCGGAAAAACTGGTGCCTAACGCCCGACCGGCGCTGGATTGCCCGGTGGTGTACCCGTATGCGCCTAACGCGGTTTTAATTGGTTTCCTGTTCAGCTTCCTCGGCGGGCTGGTCGGTTTGTTCCTGCTCGGTCAGTTCAAGCTGGTACTGATTCTCCCCGGCGTCGTGCCGCACTTCTTCACCGGCGCAACCGCTGGCGTATTTGGTAACGCCACAGGCGGGCGTCGCGGCGCGATGATCGGCGCGTTTGCCAATGGCCTGCTGATCACCTTCCTCCCGGTATTGCTGTTGCCAGTGCTTGGCGCGATTGGCTTCGCGAATACCACCTTCTCCGACGCGGATTTCGGCGTCGTTGGCATCATCATGGGTAACCTGGCGCGCTACCTCTCGCCGATGGCAATTACCGGCCTGGTGGTGGCGCTGTTCGCGCTACTGGTGGTCTACAACATCGTGAAAAGTAAACCTAACGCGCAGCAGCAGGACACAGGAGCAAAATCATAATGTGTGATGAACTGAAAAGACTGGCGCGCGATATTCGCGTTGCCACGCTGAAATCCTTAACCCAGCTCGGTTTTGGCCACTATGGCGGCAGCATGTCGGTGGTTGAGACGCTGGCGGTGCTGTATGGCGATGTGATGCGTATCGACCCGGCCGACCCGGACTGGCCGCAGCGCGACTATTTTGTCCTGTCGAAAGGGCATGCTGGCCCGGCGCTGTATAGCACGCTGGCAATCAAGGGCTATTTCCCCATGGAAGAACTGGCGACGCTTAACCAGAATGGCACACGCCTGCCAAGCCACCCGGACCGGCTCAAAACGCGCGGCGTGGATGCCACCACCGGCTCGCTCGGCCAGGGGATATCCATCGCGGCTGGGATGGCGCTGTCGCATAAACTCGCCAGCCGCCCGAACCGCGTTTTCTGCATCGTCGGCGACGGCGAGCTGAACGAGGGACAGTGCTGGGAAGCATTCCAGTTTATTGCCCATCACAAGCTGAACAACCTGCTGGTGTATATCGACTGGAACAAGCAGCAACTGGACGGCGAACTTAACGACATCATCGCGCCTTTCGATCTTGCAGAAAAATTCCATGCTTTCGGCTTCGATGTACAAACGGTGAAAGGCGACGATATTGCAGCGATTCAGGCCGTCACCCGCCCGGTACGGAGCGGTGATGAGCGTCCCCGCATCGTGATTCTTGATAGCGTGAAAGGACAAGGCGTGCCTTATCTGGAAAGTTTGAGCAACACCCACCATCTGCGCCTGAATGATGAGATGCGAGAGGCGCTGAATGAATCTATTCGCCAACTGGAGGCCGCGTATGATTAAGGTTGCACCTGCGGGAGAGAAAGACACCGTTGAAATGCGTAAGGTCTACGCCGGGTTTATCGCTGAACAGGTCAACTCAGGTAGCGAGATTATCGCGCTGGAAGCTGACCTGATGAGCTCGATGGCGATGGATAGCGTACAGCGTGAATTCCCCCGCCACGTTATTAACTGCGGGATCATGGAAGCCAACGTGATTGGCACTGCGGCAGGCCTGGCGCTCACCGGGCGAAAGCCGTTCGTCCACACGTTTACCGCGTTCGCCAGCCGTCGCTGTTTCGACCAGTTGTTTATGTCGCTGGATTATCAGCGCAATAACGTCAAAGTCATCGCCTCTGACGCGGGCGTCACCGCTTGCCACAACGGCGGCACGCATATGTCGTTTGAGGATATGGGCATCGTGCGCGGGCTGGCGCACTCCGTGGTTCTGGAAGTCACCGACGCGGTGATGTTTAAAGATATTCTGCGCCAGCTCGCCACGCTGGAGGGTTTCTATTGGGTACGTACCATCCGCAAACAGGCGCCAACGGTTTATCAGGCGGGTTCAACATTCACCATCGGTAAAGGCAATGTTCTGCGCGACGGTAATGACATCACGTTAATTGCCAACGGCATTATGGTGGCGAAAGCGCTGGAAGCGGCAGAAAAGCTTTCTGCTGAAGGGGTGAGCGCCGCCGTTATCGATATGTTTACGCTCAAGCCAATTGACCGCATGCTGGTGAAGAACTATGCCGAGAAAACCGGGAGAATTGTCACCTGCGAAAACCACAGCATTCATAACGGGCTGGGTTCAGCAGTGGCGGAAGTCCTGGTGGAAACCTGCCCGGTGCCGATGCGTCGCGTGGGCGTGAAAGAACGCTATGGTCAGGTAGGCACACAGGAATTTCTGGAGCAGGAGTATGGGTTGACGCGTGATGATATCATCGCGGCGGCAAGGGAACTGCTGTAATTCAGGGATAAAAAAGCGGCCGTGAGGCCGCTTTAGAGGAACTGTAGGGAGCACGCTGTAAATAGCCTGAAGGCGCTGCGCTTATCAGGCCAATAAAGCCCGCATTAACACGATTTAAATTGCCCAGCCGCCCGCATAAAACGCCACCAGCGCCACCGCAATCACGATGGTGCCAATGTTCAGCTTACGCCATTCACCCGATACCACGCGGCCAACCACCAGCGTCGCGAAACCAATCATAATGCCGGTCACGATGTTACAGGTCAGTACGATGAAAACGGCGGTAATCAGGCCAGACATCGCATCAACAAAGTCGTTGAAATCGATGCGCGCCACGTTGCTCAGCATCAGCAGGCCAACGTACATCAGCGCCGGAGCGGTGGCATAGGCCGGAACCAGATAAGAGAGCGGAGAGAGGAACAGGATCAACAGGAACAGTACGCCGACGGTGATCGCCGTTAAGCCCGTTTTGCCGCCCGCCGCCGTACCGGCCGCAGATTCGATATACACTGCCGCTGGCGCTGCGCCAACAAACGCGGAGAACACGCTGCTCAGGGAGTCAGTGGTCAGCGCTTTGCCGCCGTTGATGATCTGCCCGTCTTTATCCAGCAGGTTAGCCTGACCGGCTACGGCACGAATGGTGCCGGTGGCATCGAACACCGCCGTCATCACCAGCGCCAACACGCTTGGCAGCACGATCGGATTCAGCGCGCCCATAATATCCAGGCTGCCAATCAGAGAGTTACCGTTGTCATCGCTCAGAGAAGGCATAGCGAAGAAACCAGAGAAGTGCACATTCGGGTCAAAAATCAGGCCGACAATCGACACACCGATGATGGTCAGCAGAATGCCGCCCGGCACTTTCAGTTTTTCGAGGCCGATGATCATCGCCAGACCGATCAGCGACATAATCACCGGGAAGCTGGCAAAATGCCCCAGCGCAACCGGCAAGCCATCCAGCGGGTTCTTGATCACCAGGCCGACGCCGTTCGCCGCAATCAGCAGCAGGAACAGGCCGATACCGATACCGGTGCCGTGAGCGATGCCCTGCGGCAAATTGCGCAAGATCCAGCTACGGATGCCGGTCGCAGAAATAATGGTGAACAGAACCCCCATCAGAAAGACCGCGCCGAGCGCGACCGGAATACTGATGTGCTGGCCCAGCACCAGACTGAACGCGGTGAACGCGGTCAGCGAGATAGCACAGCCAATAGCCAGCGGCAGATTCGCCCACAGGCCCATCACGATGGAGCCGACGCCCGCCACCAGGCAGGTGGCCACGAAGACCGCAGCAGGCGGGAAGCCCGCTTTGCCGAGCATCCCCGGCACAACGATGACGGAATAGACCATCGCCAGGAAGGTGGTAAGACCGGCGACAATCTCCTGACGAACGGAGCTACCACGAGCAGAAATTTTAAACCAGGCGTCGAGTGAACCGCCGGTACGCGCTGAAGGCGTAGACATAGAAAACATCCCCTGAAAATTTTTATCATTCGCTGTATGCG
Protein-coding regions in this window:
- a CDS encoding Na+/H+ antiporter, with product MEIFFTILIMTLVVSLSGVVTRVLPFQVPLPLMQIAIGALLAWPTFGLHVEFDPELFLVLFIPPLLFADGWKTPTREFLEHGREILGLALALVLVTVVGIGFLIYWLVPGIPLIPAFALAAVLSPTDAVALSGIVGEGRIPKKIMGILQGEALMNDASGLVSLKFAVAVAMGTMVFTVGGATLEFLKVAIGGILAGFVVSWLYGRSLRFLSRWGGDEPATQIVLLFLLPFASYLIAEHVGVSGILAAVAAGMTITRSGVMRTAPLAMRLRANSTWAMLEFVFNGMVFLLLGLQLPGILETSLVAAEADPNVEIWMLFTDILLIYAALMLVRFGWLWTMQRFSQRFLKKKPMEFGSWSTRELAIASFAGVRGAITLAGVLSIPLLLPDGNVFPARYELVFLSAGVILFSLFVGVIMLPILLRHVEVRDLPQQQKEERLARSATAEVAIVAIQKMEERLAADTQENIDNQLLTEVSSRVIGNLRRRADGRNDVETSMLEEQLERRFRLAALRSERGELYHLRATRQISNETLQKLLHDLDLLEALLIEGE
- a CDS encoding CidA/LrgA family protein; this translates as MAEALGRVMPSVLQRLQVPVQVILYAGLFVFAEYLVNWLNLPLPANLVGMVLMLVIVCHIVPLKWVRAGSRWLLAEMLLFFVPAVVAVVNYAQLLMVDGWRIFLVIALSTMMVLGATAWVVDKVYRYELKRMRHE
- a CDS encoding PTS sugar transporter subunit IIA; amino-acid sequence: MLNQWLNDTTIALKNEVDSWPQALEICAQPLLESGVIEPGYITAIIQQHQKLGPYYVLAPGLAMPHARPEEGAHGMGLSLLKLQHGVAFGADEFDPVDVIIMLAAPDKHSHIEMISALAELFSSEDDLALLHEAKTLEEIKTIISRF
- a CDS encoding transketolase family protein encodes the protein MIKVAPAGEKDTVEMRKVYAGFIAEQVNSGSEIIALEADLMSSMAMDSVQREFPRHVINCGIMEANVIGTAAGLALTGRKPFVHTFTAFASRRCFDQLFMSLDYQRNNVKVIASDAGVTACHNGGTHMSFEDMGIVRGLAHSVVLEVTDAVMFKDILRQLATLEGFYWVRTIRKQAPTVYQAGSTFTIGKGNVLRDGNDITLIANGIMVAKALEAAEKLSAEGVSAAVIDMFTLKPIDRMLVKNYAEKTGRIVTCENHSIHNGLGSAVAEVLVETCPVPMRRVGVKERYGQVGTQEFLEQEYGLTRDDIIAAARELL
- a CDS encoding LysR family transcriptional regulator; its protein translation is MDIRTLRYFVEVVRQQSFTRAAEKLFVTQPTISKMLKNLEDELNSTLLIRDGRKLLLTDTGQVVFERGLVILDEFRQLEAELTDINHLNKGQLRLGIPPMVGMMMAGPISLFRQRYPGVELKVSEFGGLTVQQAVMNGELDLAMTALPVEEESGLATLPLFSHPLCVLVPRSGEWLEQTSVSPEQLAAHPLLIYNEDFALSRQLMQLFNQHNVKPRIAVRSGQWDFLAAMVQAGVGVAILPEPICERLDAKTLRWLPLESELHWQLGMIWREGVYLSHSAQAWLKCCEGFWLPKA
- a CDS encoding transketolase, encoding MCDELKRLARDIRVATLKSLTQLGFGHYGGSMSVVETLAVLYGDVMRIDPADPDWPQRDYFVLSKGHAGPALYSTLAIKGYFPMEELATLNQNGTRLPSHPDRLKTRGVDATTGSLGQGISIAAGMALSHKLASRPNRVFCIVGDGELNEGQCWEAFQFIAHHKLNNLLVYIDWNKQQLDGELNDIIAPFDLAEKFHAFGFDVQTVKGDDIAAIQAVTRPVRSGDERPRIVILDSVKGQGVPYLESLSNTHHLRLNDEMREALNESIRQLEAAYD
- a CDS encoding PTS sugar transporter subunit IIB; translation: MKIMAICGSGLGSSFMVEMNIKKVLKKLNIEAEVEHSDLSSATPGAADLFVMAKDIASSASVPESQLVVINNIIDINELETKLSAYFSAQ
- a CDS encoding PTS ascorbate transporter subunit IIC, translated to MFILETLNFVVDILKVPSVLVGLIALIGLVAQKKSFSDVVKGTIKTILGFIVLGGGASVLVGSLNPLGGMFEHAFNIQGIIPNNEAIVSIALEKYGASTALIMAFGMVANIIVARFTRLKYIFLTGHHTFYMACMIGVILTVAGFDGIGLVFTGSLILGLVMAFFPALAQRYMKRITGTDDIAFGHFGTLGYVLSGWIGSVCGKGSRSTEEMNLPKNLSFLRDSSISISLTMIIIYMILAVSAGREYVETQLSGGQNYLVYSIIQAITFAAGVFIILQGVRLILAEIVPAFTGFSEKLVPNARPALDCPVVYPYAPNAVLIGFLFSFLGGLVGLFLLGQFKLVLILPGVVPHFFTGATAGVFGNATGGRRGAMIGAFANGLLITFLPVLLLPVLGAIGFANTTFSDADFGVVGIIMGNLARYLSPMAITGLVVALFALLVVYNIVKSKPNAQQQDTGAKS
- a CDS encoding LrgB family protein yields the protein MSNFQLSVLCLAITLVLYFANKRLYRRFRKLPLMPLVLTPVLLVLMLVFGHISYQNYMGEAHWLLWLLGPATIAFAVPVYDNLAIIKRHWMSLSAGVITATVVAVTSSVWLARLFTLPDEIQRSLAVRSVTTPFALAAAKPLGGQPDLVALFVVVTGVFGMAIGDVLFLRLSIREGMAKGAGFGAASHGAGTARSYELGPQEGVVASLVMMLSGVVMVLVAPLVGWVMF
- a CDS encoding LacI family DNA-binding transcriptional regulator, which codes for MSITRKRRSTGKVTLADVAQLAGVGTMTVSRALRTPEAVSDKLREKIEAAVQELGYVPNLAASALASASSWTIAMVVPHLGEFGCSEMFAGLQQVLQPAGYQIMLAESQHQPEQEEKLLETLLASNIAAAVLLSVEHSENVRNWLQNASIPVMEIGAVRADPIDMNIGIDHAAAMFELTEMLITRGYQNIGLLCANQEKWVFQQHLQGWYKAMLRHHRSVDRVINAASPPTFSTGAAQLPEFLLAWPELDALVCESDELACGVLYECQRRRIKVPDDLAVVGFGNSDVSRVCQPPLTTMSVPHRKIGADAGKALLARLSDNDWTPKATIASRLCQRDSC
- a CDS encoding ABC transporter substrate-binding protein — its product is MNKIATGVIATLLMSCTTAWAQPVELRMSWWGGNSRHQSTLKAIAAFEQKYPDIKVKAEYTGWDGHLSRLTTQMASGTEPDVMQTNWPWLIIFSKNGEGYYDLNKLKEVLDLAQYAPGDLNSTTVRGKLNGLPISVNAPVFYYNDVTWKKAGLAYPKNWDELFAAGKTFRSTLGENYYPYAMVDQDVILLLNAWMMQKYSKPMFDSSGKFTWNDAQWQEAFSFVKRLSDDHVIPGPKTMSSYGKGNLYEMKPWITGEWGGTFTWNISIRMYINNMTPPAKLVLGDYVMQPGASDSGVYFKTAQMFSVSKSTRHPQEAATLINFLLNDPQAVEALGLERGIPLSKTAEKILTDNGTIDPNDPVVAGLRQAQSLPTTAVATPYIEDLQVVDQFTAAREKMDHGGQTPAQVAATFRQQVERIVRRLNR